The Austwickia sp. genome includes a region encoding these proteins:
- a CDS encoding amino-acid N-acetyltransferase: MTSAEPTAGIEVVRPRTSDVAAIRALVAPYAERRILIAKDAVAYFEGLHEFRVARDLATGEVLGCGALHVMWEDLAEIRTLAVAPSASHRGVGGAIVERLLADARDIGVERVFCLTFEVDFFTSHGFRPIDGQAVEPEVYAQLLRSYDEGVAEFLDLERVKPNTLGNTRMLRIL, encoded by the coding sequence ATGACCAGCGCGGAGCCGACGGCGGGTATCGAGGTGGTCCGTCCTCGCACGAGCGACGTCGCGGCGATTCGGGCGCTGGTGGCGCCGTACGCCGAGCGCCGCATCCTCATCGCCAAGGACGCGGTTGCCTATTTCGAGGGGCTGCACGAGTTCCGGGTGGCGCGCGACCTCGCGACCGGCGAGGTCCTCGGCTGTGGCGCCCTCCACGTGATGTGGGAGGACCTCGCCGAGATCCGCACGCTGGCGGTCGCGCCGAGCGCGAGTCACCGCGGGGTGGGCGGGGCGATCGTGGAGCGGCTGCTGGCCGACGCGCGGGACATCGGCGTGGAGCGCGTGTTCTGCCTCACCTTCGAGGTGGATTTCTTCACCAGCCATGGCTTCCGGCCCATCGACGGGCAGGCGGTGGAGCCGGAGGTCTACGCGCAGCTGCTGCGTTCGTACGACGAGGGCGTGGCGGAGTTCCTCGATCTGGAGCGGGTCAAGCCGAACACCCTGGGCAACACCCGGATGCTGCGGATCCTGTGA
- a CDS encoding zinc ABC transporter substrate-binding protein has product MKLRTAPLAALTLLTLAAASACGSGGSGTGSTAGTSSGTAAAGGSGGSGGEKVQVVAAFYPLQYAVERVGGGHVAVTNLTKPGAEPHDLELTPQDVAKVTGAKLAVYTKGFQPAVDKAITEQSAKGAYDVSKDADLEAHDEGAGSDHQHTPGDGHDHGSTDPHFWLDPQRYAKVAKGIAAKLGELDPSRKADYDKNAEGFAKDLTALDGEFTAGLKTCTNKNLVTSHAAFGYLGERYGLTQQAISGLSPEKEPEPARLAEIAAFAKKNNVRTIYTETLVSPTIAKTVAAETGAQTAVLDPIEGLSDSSAGKDYLEVMRANLATLKKGQPCP; this is encoded by the coding sequence ATGAAACTCCGTACCGCGCCGCTCGCCGCCCTCACCCTTCTCACCCTCGCCGCGGCGAGTGCCTGCGGGTCCGGCGGGTCGGGCACGGGAAGCACCGCCGGTACGTCGTCCGGGACGGCCGCCGCGGGCGGCTCCGGCGGCTCGGGCGGCGAGAAGGTGCAGGTCGTGGCGGCGTTCTATCCGCTGCAGTACGCCGTGGAGCGCGTCGGCGGGGGCCACGTCGCCGTCACCAACCTCACCAAGCCGGGCGCCGAACCGCACGACCTGGAACTGACCCCGCAGGACGTGGCGAAGGTGACGGGCGCGAAGCTGGCCGTCTACACGAAGGGCTTCCAGCCCGCGGTCGACAAGGCCATCACGGAACAGTCGGCCAAGGGCGCGTACGACGTCAGCAAGGACGCCGACCTCGAGGCCCACGACGAGGGTGCGGGCTCGGACCACCAGCACACCCCGGGCGACGGCCACGACCACGGCTCGACCGATCCGCACTTCTGGCTCGACCCGCAGCGCTACGCCAAGGTCGCGAAGGGCATCGCGGCCAAGCTGGGCGAGCTCGACCCGAGCCGCAAGGCCGACTACGACAAGAACGCCGAGGGCTTCGCCAAGGACCTCACCGCGCTGGACGGCGAGTTCACGGCCGGGCTCAAGACCTGCACGAACAAGAACCTGGTGACGAGCCACGCCGCGTTCGGTTACCTGGGCGAGCGCTACGGGCTGACGCAGCAGGCCATCTCGGGCCTGTCCCCCGAGAAGGAGCCGGAGCCGGCGCGCCTCGCCGAGATCGCGGCGTTCGCCAAGAAGAACAACGTCCGGACGATCTACACCGAGACGCTGGTCAGCCCGACGATCGCCAAGACGGTCGCGGCGGAGACCGGGGCGCAGACGGCCGTGCTCGACCCGATCGAGGGCCTCTCCGACAGTTCTGCCGGCAAGGACTACCTTGAGGTGATGCGCGCGAACCTCGCGACCCTCAAGAAGGGTCAGCCCTGCCCGTGA
- a CDS encoding ABC transporter ATP-binding protein has translation MLDVRSAAFGYAGRAVVSDIDLRVTAGESIALLGPNGCGKSTLVKGLLGLTEHIAGEVWVRGRPLATLGRTDRIGYVPQRHTLSSSVVATVGEVVMIGRLPHLGWWGRPGRRDAEIVEESLDAVGLTGLSGTDVTHLSGGQQRRVLVARALAARPRILVMDEPTAGVDEANQRILGATIRRLTQDGVAVITVTHELDSLAPVIGRAIAMRGGHVVADGPPAEVTAGLAAGHHHHHLPPPFPAAIVPAIPVIPELGGRRHA, from the coding sequence GTGCTCGACGTACGGTCGGCGGCCTTCGGGTACGCCGGCCGTGCCGTCGTCTCGGACATCGACCTGCGGGTGACCGCCGGCGAGTCGATCGCCCTCCTCGGGCCCAACGGGTGTGGGAAATCGACGCTGGTCAAGGGCCTGCTCGGGCTGACCGAGCACATTGCCGGCGAGGTCTGGGTGCGGGGCCGGCCACTGGCGACGCTCGGCCGCACCGACCGGATCGGGTATGTCCCGCAGCGGCACACCCTCTCGTCGTCGGTGGTGGCCACGGTCGGCGAGGTCGTGATGATCGGGCGGCTCCCGCACCTCGGCTGGTGGGGGCGGCCCGGCCGACGGGACGCCGAGATCGTCGAGGAGTCCCTGGACGCGGTGGGACTGACCGGCCTGTCCGGCACCGACGTGACCCACCTGTCCGGCGGGCAGCAGCGGCGGGTCCTCGTGGCGCGCGCCCTGGCCGCCCGGCCCCGCATCCTCGTCATGGACGAGCCGACCGCCGGGGTCGACGAGGCGAATCAGCGCATCCTGGGGGCGACCATTCGTCGGCTGACGCAGGACGGCGTCGCGGTCATCACGGTGACCCACGAGCTGGACTCCCTCGCCCCGGTGATCGGCCGCGCGATCGCGATGCGGGGCGGCCACGTCGTGGCGGACGGCCCACCCGCCGAGGTGACCGCCGGACTGGCCGCGGGCCACCATCATCACCACCTGCCGCCGCCGTTCCCGGCCGCCATCGTTCCCGCCATTCCCGTCATCCCCGAGCTGGGCGGTCGTCGGCATGCCTGA
- a CDS encoding metal ABC transporter permease, producing the protein MPELLQYDFMQRALLAALLVGISAPLVGVFLVQRRLSLIGDGIGHVALAGVAIGVLTGQQPILTALALSVACAVAIEVVRLRGGASGDVVLAIMFYGGIALGVVLMARAPAGGASLNSYLFGAITTTSAGDLWIFVALACLVVLLTLWLRPWLFAVANDEEYCRSAGHPVLAINVLLAVLTAVTVVVSMRVVGLLLISALMIVPNAAAQPLARSFRAGMGIAVAIGMACAVGGVASSYYLDTPSGGTIVVGAIGVYAVVAATAGLWARLRSRRERHTLAHEHEHGPGCGHEAIPHGDHVDYLHDGHRHAPHHGHYDEHGHVDDAIVDRHGTLAIERRRPHDEVGHG; encoded by the coding sequence ATGCCTGAACTCCTCCAGTACGACTTCATGCAGCGCGCCCTCCTGGCCGCTCTGCTGGTGGGCATCTCGGCGCCCCTCGTCGGCGTCTTCCTGGTGCAGCGCCGGCTCTCCCTCATCGGCGACGGCATCGGGCACGTGGCGCTGGCGGGCGTCGCGATCGGCGTCCTCACCGGCCAGCAGCCGATCCTGACCGCGCTGGCCCTGTCGGTGGCGTGCGCGGTGGCCATCGAGGTGGTGCGGCTGCGCGGCGGCGCCAGCGGCGACGTCGTCCTCGCGATCATGTTCTACGGCGGCATCGCCCTCGGCGTGGTCCTGATGGCGCGGGCCCCGGCTGGCGGGGCCAGCCTCAACTCGTACCTGTTCGGGGCGATCACCACCACGAGCGCCGGCGACCTGTGGATCTTCGTCGCGCTGGCCTGCCTCGTCGTCCTGCTCACGCTGTGGCTGCGGCCGTGGCTGTTCGCGGTAGCCAACGACGAGGAATACTGCCGCTCGGCCGGCCACCCCGTGCTCGCGATCAACGTGCTGCTGGCCGTGCTGACGGCCGTCACCGTCGTGGTCTCCATGCGGGTCGTCGGGCTCCTGCTGATCAGCGCGCTGATGATCGTGCCGAACGCCGCCGCGCAGCCCCTGGCGCGCAGCTTCCGCGCGGGGATGGGCATCGCCGTGGCGATAGGGATGGCGTGCGCGGTGGGCGGCGTCGCGTCGTCGTACTACCTCGACACCCCCTCCGGCGGAACCATCGTCGTGGGGGCGATCGGCGTGTACGCCGTGGTCGCCGCCACGGCCGGCCTCTGGGCGCGGCTCCGCAGCCGCCGGGAACGGCATACCCTGGCTCACGAGCACGAGCACGGGCCCGGGTGCGGCCACGAGGCGATCCCGCACGGCGACCACGTGGACTACCTCCACGACGGGCACCGGCACGCGCCGCATCACGGGCATTACGACGAACACGGGCATGTCGACGACGCGATCGTCGACCGGCACGGGACGCTGGCCATCGAGAGGCGGCGACCCCACGACGAGGTGGGCCATGGCTGA
- a CDS encoding transcriptional repressor, protein MAEGERRGTRQRRAVEATLRQSDDFVSAQALHARLRESGESIGLATVYRALAGLVADGQADMIRRHDGEAIYRLCSTTRHHHHLVCRDCGKAVEVEAPQDEAWAHELAQRHGFTDVWHTLEIFGTCAACVRSA, encoded by the coding sequence ATGGCTGAGGGCGAACGCCGCGGGACGCGGCAGCGGCGGGCGGTCGAGGCGACGTTGCGCCAGTCCGATGACTTCGTGTCCGCGCAGGCGTTGCACGCTCGGCTGCGGGAGTCCGGCGAGTCCATCGGGCTCGCGACGGTCTATCGCGCGCTGGCCGGTCTCGTCGCGGACGGCCAGGCCGACATGATCCGGCGCCACGACGGGGAGGCCATCTACCGGCTCTGCTCGACGACCCGCCACCACCACCATCTGGTCTGCCGCGACTGCGGCAAGGCCGTGGAGGTCGAGGCCCCGCAGGACGAGGCTTGGGCCCACGAGCTGGCGCAGCGGCACGGCTTCACCGACGTGTGGCACACACTGGAGATCTTCGGCACCTGCGCGGCCTGCGTCCGCAGCGCCTGA
- a CDS encoding multidrug efflux SMR transporter: MSWVVLIVAGMFETMWATALAQDGWWRRPPVLALFVAGTVISLGGLSYALRTIPVGTGYAVWTGVGAVTTVAFGAIVLGEPVTVARMACIGLILCGIVGLKLVS, translated from the coding sequence ATGAGCTGGGTCGTTCTGATCGTCGCCGGGATGTTCGAGACCATGTGGGCGACGGCCCTCGCGCAGGACGGGTGGTGGCGGCGCCCCCCGGTGCTGGCGCTCTTCGTCGCCGGGACGGTCATCTCGCTCGGCGGCCTGTCCTATGCGTTACGGACGATTCCGGTGGGAACGGGGTACGCCGTGTGGACCGGCGTCGGGGCCGTCACGACCGTGGCGTTCGGCGCGATCGTGCTCGGCGAGCCGGTGACCGTCGCGCGGATGGCCTGCATCGGCCTGATCCTGTGCGGCATCGTCGGCCTGAAGCTGGTGTCCTGA
- a CDS encoding DMT family transporter, with amino-acid sequence MEAPLGPVLALGAALSFGISDFAGGMVSRRRPAIAVVGVSQAISLVVVVAVALVVGWPTEWGALPWAAAAGLCGAAALVLFYQALAVGTVGVVSPISALGAVIPVTLGLLAGERPAPVTVAGIVVALVGAVLASGPELAGEPHVKGRAVLYAAGAALGFGLAMYGLARGAGHSVLATLVGMRLTSVTAFAVAAVAYRSVGGIRPRDLPVLGFLGVADVGANLLLAVATTMALMSVSTVLAALYPVVTVALAAALLHERMRPVQIAGTVLALIGVALIAVR; translated from the coding sequence ATGGAAGCCCCCCTCGGTCCCGTCCTCGCGCTCGGCGCCGCGCTCTCGTTCGGGATCAGTGACTTCGCGGGCGGCATGGTCTCGCGGCGCCGCCCCGCGATCGCCGTGGTGGGCGTCTCCCAGGCGATCTCCCTCGTCGTCGTGGTGGCGGTCGCGCTGGTCGTCGGGTGGCCCACCGAATGGGGCGCCCTGCCCTGGGCCGCCGCGGCCGGGCTGTGCGGGGCTGCCGCGCTCGTGCTCTTCTACCAGGCGCTCGCCGTCGGCACCGTCGGCGTCGTCTCGCCCATCTCGGCGCTGGGGGCCGTCATCCCGGTCACGCTGGGGCTGCTCGCGGGGGAGCGGCCCGCGCCGGTGACGGTCGCCGGCATCGTCGTCGCGCTCGTCGGGGCCGTGCTGGCCAGCGGGCCGGAGCTGGCCGGGGAACCGCACGTGAAGGGGCGGGCGGTGCTGTACGCCGCGGGGGCGGCCCTCGGCTTCGGCCTGGCCATGTACGGGCTCGCGCGCGGCGCGGGGCACTCCGTCCTGGCGACGCTCGTCGGGATGCGGCTCACCAGCGTGACGGCGTTCGCTGTCGCCGCGGTGGCCTACCGGAGCGTCGGCGGCATACGCCCGCGGGACCTGCCCGTGCTCGGCTTCCTCGGCGTCGCCGACGTCGGCGCCAACCTGCTGCTGGCGGTGGCCACGACCATGGCCCTGATGTCGGTGAGCACGGTGCTCGCCGCGCTCTATCCCGTCGTCACCGTCGCGCTCGCGGCCGCGCTGTTGCACGAGCGAATGCGCCCCGTGCAGATCGCCGGCACGGTTCTCGCACTGATCGGCGTCGCGCTGATCGCGGTGCGCTGA